The Bombus fervidus isolate BK054 chromosome 8, iyBomFerv1, whole genome shotgun sequence genome window below encodes:
- the LOC139989637 gene encoding uncharacterized protein, with translation MSFSYGSDMDVFYRQYNSYRILLSIVGLWPYHKSVYSTIHRISISVTLFAFIVFQVLSLFKAGITFRGCIVTLSATCPVMVFFMRYVSSVAMFPVNIYLFDNLRTIDTMLKDELEVQILMKYIDYSTYIISIFLCLCCSWTLFTASYVFAPITLDLLLPLNESRGRYFSYLTMFSHNRVEYVDIVYVNILVVYTIGLLCLAGTELLLTVFAHWMCGMFEITSYRLRKTIADLSSSRQIDPNFRNFRHVVDCHRKTLQLVHSTIISIRCFFVYVFASSKYPFIPVRCWENVKSSMNLSNAIASSNDQTEIFICGIFVICHIVILYICHYSGQIIIDRSLNVFKESYNSTWYCMPIEAQKLLLFIMLRSSTESVIDLFGFFAASHVGFSKMLRTSVSYFTMIYSLQ, from the exons ATGTCCTTTAGTTACGGAAGCGATATGGACGTGTTCTACAGGCAGTACAACAGTTATCGTATACTACTGAGTATCGTAGGACTCTGGCCATACCACAAGTCAGTCTACTCGACGATTCACAGAATATCAATCTCTGTCACTTTGTTCGCCTTTATTGTTTTCCAG GTACTATCGCTTTTTAAAGCTGGTATTACATTTCGAGGTTGCATCGTAACGTTATCAGCCACCTGTCCAGTTATGGTCTTTTTTATGCGATATGTCTCTTCCGTAGCAATGTTCCCAGTG aatatatatctttttgaCAATCTACGAACGATAGACACCATGCTGAAAGATGAACTTGAAGTTCAGATACTGATGAAATACATCGACTATTCGACTTACATAATCTCCATTTTCCTAT GCCTATGTTGCTCGTGGACCTTATTCACGGCGTCGTATGTTTTCGCTCCGATAACGTTGGATCTGCTACTGCCTTTGAACGAATCTCGAGGACGTTATTTTTCCTACTTAACAATGTTTTCACACAATCGGGTAGAGTATGTCGATATCGTATACGTGAATATCCTAGTTGTTTATACAATTGGATTGTTGTGTCTGGCGGGTACGGAACTGTTGCTAACTGTGTTTGCCCACTGGATGTGCGGAATGTTCGAGATAACTAG CTATCGATTGCGAAAAACAATTGCGGATCTATCTTCGTCGAGGCAGATCGACCCGAATTTCAGGAACTTCCGGCATGTCGTGGACTGTCATAGGAAGACACTACAGTTGGTACATTCGACTATAATTAGTATTCGATG TTTCTTTGTCTACGTGTTTGCATCGAGTAAGTATCCGTTCATTCCTGTACGGTGTTGggaaaatgtaaaatcttCAATGAAT CTTTCAAATGCTATAGCAAGTTCGAATGATCAAACAGAAATCTTCATCTGTGGCATATTCGTTAtctgtcatatagtaatcttgTACATATGTCACTATTCTggacaaattataatagatcGTAGTCTGAACGTGTTCAAGGAATC GTACAATTCTACATGGTATTGCATGCCTATAGAAGCGCAGAAGTTGTTACTCTTTATCATGTTGAGGAGTTCAACGGAGAGTGTGATAGACCTTTTCGGATTTTTCGCTGCTTCTCATGTCGGTTTTTCGAAG ATGCTAAGAACGTCCGTCTCATACTTTACTATGATATACTCTCTTCAGTAG
- the LOC139989638 gene encoding uncharacterized protein, with product MSFSYGSEMDVFYRQYNTYRILLSIVGLWPYHKSVYSTIHRISISVTLFAFIVFQVLSLFKAGITFRGCIVTLSATCPVMIFFMRYVSSVAMFSVTKYIFDNLRTIDTMLKDELEVQILMKYIDYSTYIISIFLCLCCSWTLFTASYVFAPITLDLLLPLNESRGRYFSYLTMFSHNRVEYVDIVYVNILVVYTIGLLCLAGTELLMPVFAHWMCGMFEITSYRLRKTIADLSSSRQIDPNFRNFRHVVDCHRKTLQLVHSTIISIRWYNSTWYCMPIEAQKLLLFIMLRSSTESVLDVLGFFVASHIGFSKMLTIALDEEQIAMLIIVKIRTLCIEELLQTITVITSTYIFLPKADVPHITTT from the exons ATGTCCTTTAGTTACGGAAGCGAGATGGACGTGTTCTACAGGCAGTACAACACTTATCGTATACTACTGAGTATCGTAGGACTCTGGCCATACCACAAGTCAGTCTACTCAACGATTCACAGAATATCGATCTCTGTCACTCTGTTCGCCTTTATTGTTTTCCAG GTACTATCGCTTTTTAAAGCTGGTATTACATTTCGAGGTTGCATCGTAACGTTATCAGCCACCTGTCCAGTTATGATCTTTTTTATGCGATATGTCTCTTCCGTAGCAATGTTCTCAGTG ACTAAGTATATTTTTGACAATCTACGAACGATAGACACCATGCTGAAAGATGAACTTGAAGTTCAGATACTGATGAAATACATCGACTATTCGACTTACATAATCTCCATTTTCCTAT GCCTATGTTGCTCGTGGACCTTATTCACAGCGTCGTATGTTTTCGCTCCGATAACGTTGGATCTGCTACTGCCTTTGAACGAATCTCGAGGACGTTATTTTTCCTACTTAACAATGTTTTCACACAATCGGGTAGAATATGTCGATATCGTATACGTGAATATCCTAGTTGTTTATACAATTGGATTGTTGTGTCTGGCGGGTACGGAACTGTTGATGCCTGTGTTTGCCCACTGGATGTGCGGAATGTTCGAGATAACTAG CTATCGATTGCGAAAAACAATTGCGGATCTATCTTCGTCGAGGCAGATCGACCCGAATTTCAGGAACTTCCGGCATGTCGTGGACTGTCATAGGAAGACACTACAGTTGGTACATTCGACTATAATTAGTATTCGATG GTACAATTCTACATGGTATTGCATGCCTATAGAAGCGCAGAAGTTGTTACTCTTTATCATGTTGAGGAGTTCAACGGAGAGTGTGTTAGACGTTTTGGGATTTTTCGTTGCTTCGCATATCGGTTTTTCGAAG ATGTTAACAATAGCATTGGACGAAGAACAGATTGCAATGTTAATTATTGTGAAAATAAGGACACTCTGCATAGAGGAACTACTTCAGACGATAACAGTCATCACGAGTACGTATATTTTCTTGCCAAAAGCTGATGTTCCACATATTACGACTACTTGA